In Deinococcus sp. QL22, the following are encoded in one genomic region:
- a CDS encoding RlpA-like double-psi beta-barrel domain-containing protein, whose product MKRLLLLSLVFLGTASAERVYRVQPGDTLWKLAQQNGVTVAALQRMNDLPGQLLEVGQVLKLPGGTDTARVVNQDAPVFQRGTAVYYGGRGNSQTSMTAAHLTLPFGTWVRVTHSSTGRSVDVMINDRGPFGVPSRIIDISNEAAAVLGILSQGVAPVTLTILSRP is encoded by the coding sequence ATGAAGCGGTTGCTCCTGCTTTCGCTTGTCTTTCTCGGCACGGCCTCTGCCGAACGGGTTTACCGCGTGCAGCCCGGCGATACGCTGTGGAAACTGGCCCAGCAAAACGGTGTCACGGTGGCGGCCTTGCAGCGAATGAATGACCTACCGGGCCAACTGTTGGAAGTCGGGCAAGTGCTGAAGCTTCCCGGCGGCACGGATACGGCGCGGGTGGTGAATCAGGACGCCCCTGTGTTTCAGCGGGGAACGGCGGTGTATTACGGCGGGCGGGGCAACAGCCAAACGTCTATGACCGCCGCGCACCTGACCTTGCCGTTTGGAACCTGGGTGCGCGTGACCCACAGCAGTACAGGCCGCAGCGTCGACGTGATGATCAATGACCGGGGGCCGTTTGGTGTGCCCAGCCGCATTATCGACATTTCCAACGAGGCGGCGGCGGTGCTGGGGATTTTGTCGCAGGGCGTGGCTCCGGTCACGCTGACGATCCTTTCTCGGCCTTAA
- a CDS encoding Xaa-Pro peptidase family protein, translated as MTQLADLRQAVRQAGIDALWVSNPANVRALTGFTSGADGKVLVGPGDAVTLYTDARYTVQAGEESRVDVYIARPPETYQHAADAVKGLRVGIEADHLTVAGLEDLGEHWEATLTPVRGLIEGLRAIKSPEEVQAIREAQALADRVFAEVRPMIRAGVRELDVALELELGLRRAGAEVGFDVIVASGPRGAMPHGAASERVIEDGDLVTIDFGARLHGYHSDMTRTLAVGTPSDEMRRVYGAVLEAEEAAVAAVKPGVKCADLDALARGILERHGLGEAFAHSLGHGVGLNIHEAPGLRKTSEEVLAAGMVITIEPGAYLPGVGGVRIEDLLLVTEDGYEVLSLTPKEVLLGEGI; from the coding sequence ATGACACAACTCGCAGACTTGAGGCAGGCGGTGCGGCAGGCGGGCATAGACGCGCTGTGGGTCAGTAATCCAGCCAATGTGCGGGCGCTGACGGGCTTTACCAGCGGCGCAGACGGCAAGGTGTTGGTGGGGCCGGGCGACGCGGTGACGCTGTACACCGACGCCCGCTACACCGTGCAGGCAGGGGAAGAATCGCGGGTAGACGTGTACATTGCCCGACCGCCGGAAACCTACCAGCACGCTGCAGACGCCGTAAAGGGCCTGCGCGTGGGCATAGAGGCTGACCATCTGACGGTAGCGGGACTGGAAGACCTGGGCGAGCACTGGGAAGCCACGCTGACGCCGGTGCGCGGGCTGATCGAGGGCCTGCGCGCCATCAAATCGCCGGAAGAAGTGCAGGCCATTCGGGAAGCGCAGGCCTTGGCAGACCGCGTGTTTGCCGAGGTGCGTCCCATGATCCGGGCTGGGGTACGCGAATTGGACGTAGCGCTGGAACTGGAACTGGGCCTGCGCAGGGCCGGAGCCGAAGTGGGCTTTGACGTGATCGTGGCGAGCGGGCCACGCGGAGCCATGCCGCACGGCGCCGCCTCGGAGCGCGTGATAGAGGACGGCGACCTCGTGACCATCGATTTTGGCGCGAGGCTGCACGGCTACCATTCCGACATGACACGAACGCTGGCGGTGGGCACGCCGTCGGATGAAATGCGGCGGGTGTACGGAGCGGTGCTGGAAGCCGAGGAAGCCGCGGTTGCTGCCGTGAAACCGGGCGTGAAGTGTGCCGATCTGGACGCTCTGGCACGTGGCATCCTGGAGCGGCACGGCCTGGGCGAAGCCTTCGCGCATTCGCTGGGGCACGGCGTGGGCCTAAATATCCACGAGGCTCCCGGCCTCCGCAAAACCAGCGAAGAGGTGCTGGCGGCGGGCATGGTGATTACCATCGAACCGGGCGCGTACCTGCCGGGCGTGGGCGGCGTGCGGATCGAGGATTTGCTGTTGGTGACGGAAGACGGCTACGAGGTGCTGAGTTTGACGCCTAAGGAAGTGTTGTTAGGAGAGGGGATATGA
- the sucC gene encoding ADP-forming succinate--CoA ligase subunit beta — MKLHEYQGKELLRQFGVNVQDGKVAYTPDEVRTIAREYGQAVVVKAQVHVGGRGKAGGVKFSPTIDKAFENAEKILGMDIKGLTVNKVLVTKAVDIDAGTEYYVGMIVDRNVQSFTLMACAEGGMEIEELAAERPEAIIRHRVDPITGLRPYEAREVAIRAGFKGNLNKIADMMVKMSQAALARDAVLVEINPLFIDADGTPLALDTKFEIDDNAMYRHKDLLDWRELEAEHPLEIEASKYGFAYVKLDDGNVGVLGNGAGIVMTSLDVVNRAGAKPANFLDIGGGAKAEIVYNAVKLVSKDTDVKAIFINIFGGITRADEVAKGVIQALKEGILTKPVRMRIAGTAEEEAKALLAEVNSPLIQMYPDMFQAAEAASRDANSAGEAK, encoded by the coding sequence GTGAAACTTCACGAGTATCAGGGCAAGGAACTGCTGCGCCAATTTGGCGTGAACGTGCAAGACGGCAAAGTCGCCTACACCCCCGATGAAGTGCGCACCATCGCGCGTGAGTACGGGCAAGCTGTGGTCGTCAAGGCCCAGGTGCATGTGGGCGGGCGCGGCAAAGCGGGCGGCGTGAAGTTCAGCCCCACCATCGACAAGGCCTTCGAAAATGCCGAGAAAATCCTGGGCATGGACATCAAGGGTCTGACGGTGAACAAGGTGCTGGTGACCAAAGCCGTGGACATCGACGCCGGAACCGAGTACTACGTGGGCATGATCGTCGACCGCAACGTGCAGAGCTTTACGCTGATGGCCTGCGCCGAGGGCGGCATGGAAATCGAGGAACTCGCCGCCGAGCGCCCCGAAGCCATCATTCGCCACCGTGTCGACCCCATTACCGGCCTACGCCCCTACGAGGCCCGTGAAGTCGCCATCCGCGCCGGATTCAAGGGCAACCTGAACAAGATTGCCGACATGATGGTGAAGATGAGCCAGGCTGCACTGGCCCGCGACGCCGTGCTGGTCGAAATCAACCCGCTGTTCATTGACGCCGACGGTACGCCGCTGGCGCTGGACACCAAATTCGAGATCGACGACAACGCCATGTACCGCCACAAGGATCTGCTGGACTGGCGCGAACTGGAAGCCGAGCATCCCCTCGAAATCGAGGCCAGCAAGTACGGCTTTGCCTACGTGAAGCTCGACGACGGCAACGTGGGCGTGCTGGGCAACGGCGCGGGCATTGTGATGACCAGCCTCGACGTGGTGAACCGCGCCGGAGCCAAACCCGCCAACTTCCTCGACATCGGCGGCGGTGCAAAGGCTGAAATCGTGTACAACGCGGTCAAGTTGGTCTCCAAAGACACCGACGTGAAGGCCATTTTCATCAACATCTTCGGCGGCATTACCCGCGCCGACGAGGTGGCCAAAGGCGTGATTCAGGCCCTCAAGGAAGGCATTCTGACCAAGCCCGTGCGCATGCGGATTGCCGGAACCGCCGAAGAAGAAGCCAAGGCGCTGCTGGCCGAAGTCAACAGCCCCCTGATCCAGATGTACCCCGATATGTTTCAGGCGGCGGAAGCGGCCTCTAGAGACGCAAACTCAGCTGGGGAGGCGAAATAA
- the sucD gene encoding succinate--CoA ligase subunit alpha: MGILVNKDSKVIVQGMTGREGASHSRAMKEFGTQVVAGVTPGKGGSDFEGWPVYNSVAEAKAAHGANVSIIFVPPAGAADAVLEAAHAGMPLIILITEGVPTIDMMRAVQEVKALDAISRANGGEGVRLIGGNCPGLVTSGECKVGIMPNKIYSEKGRIGLISRSGTLTYEAAKLLSDAGLGTSTTVGIGGDPVIGTTFADVLPMFEADPDTDAVVLIGEIGGADEEAAAEYIGKHMKKPVIAFISGRSAPAGKRMGHAGAIIMGNVGTPESKLAAFAAVNVPVADTMPQIMDMVKKALNIQN, encoded by the coding sequence ATGGGCATCCTAGTCAACAAAGACAGCAAGGTCATCGTGCAGGGCATGACCGGGCGCGAGGGCGCGAGCCACAGCCGCGCCATGAAAGAATTCGGCACCCAAGTCGTCGCAGGCGTGACCCCCGGCAAGGGCGGTAGCGACTTTGAGGGCTGGCCCGTGTACAACAGCGTCGCGGAGGCCAAGGCCGCACACGGCGCGAACGTGTCCATCATCTTCGTGCCCCCCGCCGGAGCCGCCGACGCCGTGCTGGAAGCAGCGCACGCCGGAATGCCCCTGATCATCCTGATCACTGAGGGCGTGCCCACCATCGACATGATGCGGGCCGTGCAGGAAGTGAAGGCGCTCGACGCCATCAGCCGTGCAAACGGTGGCGAGGGTGTGCGTCTGATCGGTGGCAACTGCCCCGGCCTCGTGACCAGCGGTGAGTGCAAGGTAGGCATCATGCCCAACAAGATTTACAGCGAAAAAGGCCGCATTGGCCTGATCAGCCGCTCCGGTACCCTGACCTACGAAGCCGCCAAGCTGCTCAGCGACGCGGGTCTCGGAACGTCGACGACGGTGGGCATCGGCGGCGACCCCGTGATCGGCACCACCTTTGCCGACGTGCTGCCCATGTTCGAAGCCGACCCCGATACCGACGCCGTCGTGCTCATCGGTGAAATCGGTGGAGCCGACGAAGAAGCCGCCGCCGAGTACATCGGCAAGCACATGAAAAAGCCCGTCATCGCCTTCATTTCAGGCCGCAGCGCTCCTGCTGGCAAGCGCATGGGCCACGCCGGAGCCATCATCATGGGCAACGTGGGTACGCCCGAAAGCAAGCTGGCCGCTTTTGCCGCCGTGAACGTACCGGTGGCCGACACCATGCCCCAGATCATGGACATGGTCAAGAAAGCGCTGAATATCCAGAACTGA